Within Catellicoccus marimammalium M35/04/3, the genomic segment TAGATATTGCATGTCCTAGAGTTTCTAACTTAGAAACTTCTGCAATCTATCCATCTGACAAATTTTTGAAAAAATACAGCGATTTTTTTAATGTTCCAATGGAAAAATTAGTAAAATTAGCGGAACCAGACAGAGAAAAATTCAGACTAAAAGAAATTAGAACTAAAATTAATAATTATTATCAAGAAATACGTGAGATCTATGATAATTCCAATTACAAAGAAGACCTAGTAAGTATAATCCAAGATATTGTAAATAGCGATAAAATTATAAAATCTATACCTGAAAATTATTGGCAACAACAAAATTTATTAATTCCTTACTTCCCGAATGTCAAAGCTTTTCAAAAATTTAGCTTAGGAATTAAATCAGATGGAGAATCAATTGCGGAATATATTAATCCTAAAAATTATTCAAATCCAGACAAAATAGTAGTTATCAATACTTCTACATCGCTAAAATCAATGAATCGTATTTTCCCTGAACATACCAATCTATTTATAGAATTAGATGCTAAATTAAAAATTGGAGATATTGTATTTTATTTATTAGACGATGAATATAGTCTAGCCAGATTAGGAAAAATAGAAGGGGATAATGGACATACCATTCCTATTCTTCACTTCGAATCTCTAGACTTGAATTATTCTAAAGATATTCCTTTAACTAAATCCATTTTGAATAATATTACTTTTATCGGAAAAGTTGTTGGAATGAGAGGTAGTGATAAACTTCTTAATTTATAACATTACGCAAGCTGGAAATTATTAGGATTAATTAATTCTAGTTCATCATCTGAAAAAATAGGCACTTCTAGTTTAGGTTTTTTAACATTAGCAATTAATTCTTTAAATTCATTCTTAAGAGAAGTGAATAGATAACGAGCAGGATTTTTAATAGTTTTACTTTCCATCATTACGTAAAATAAGCGATCTAAAACATAATAAATGTGGTCATTTAATGACTCTAACGGCATATCAAAGATAGACTTATCATTTTCTAGTGATAGGTCTTTTTGTGCTAGTACATTTTCTCTTAGAAGTTCTTTAGTGGCAGTTTTCTTAGCACCAAAGATAGCTTTTTCAATTTTACGAGCTAGTTTAAGACTAAAGTTAAAGTTATGATCAACAGCATATTTAGCAATTAATTCTTTAAGATTCTTTTTGATATATTTTGATTCTTGATGGATATAAGAATTTTTAGCTAGCTCTGCTTGGTTCATCTCATCTTTTTTCTTAGATTCTTTAGTAATATTCATATTTTTATTGTTATTATTCTCTTGTTTATTTTCTGTGGTTAAAACTTTAGAAATAGCTTTTACCAAATCATCGGAAATAGAAGTGTTTGAAGTTTCTGAAATTGTATTGTCCATATTTTCTGATTCATTTTTATCATGAGAAGAATTTTTGTCATTATTTGAAGTACGATCTAATAATTTATAAATCGTTGGGCGACCAAAACGACGAGTACGTTCTACAATCCCTGCTTCTTCTAATTCATCAGTATACTTGTAGAAAGAGTCTTTTGAGATATTTAAATCAGTAATAATCGTGTTTAAATCTGGATAACAAATATTATCATTCCCAGCGATTGTCGCTAAATAAGCATAAACTGCTTTTGCATTTGCGGATACTGCAGTATTACGCATAACGTCTTGTGTAGTTGTTCCATATGATCCATCGTCTTCTTTTTGATCAAATAATTGATACATTGTGGATTTGCATAATCTGCGAACACGTTTTACAATTCCTGCTTCTTCTAATTCATTAATGTATTTGTAAAATGTGTTTTTGCCAATTCCAAATTCTTTAAAGATTGTGTAGATTGATGGAAAGCATACTTTTTCTTTCCCTGCAAAAGTTGCTAAGTAAGCATAAAGCCCTCTTGCTGTGATAGATAATTGATCATTACGCATAACTTCCTGCGTTGGATTTCCATACGCTCCTTGATAGTTTAATGTTGGTTCATAGTTCAGAGTTTGTGTCATTTTTGTTCTTCCTTTCTAGATAAACAAAAAAGCGTATCAACTTCTTGATTCAGTTGATACGCTGTCCTATTTTTACTAGAGAAAATTGATTCTTAATCTTGTCTAATCGCTTTATTTTTGCTATAATTTAAACGTAGATAAGATTTTATATCTTATATATCGGTTTAAATTATTAAAGTTAAAAATAAAACAAATTTGAAGAATTAAGTAATCAATTAAACATCGTATTGGCAATGTTCTCTTGATAGTTGGAGTATCAACTGAACCTCAATAAGTAAGTGTTCCCGCACTTGCTTATTTTTTTTGTCTAGATTCAGATAATATCTATTCTCACGAAGTTAGGTTTGTAAGACCTAGCTTTTTTGCTTAATTCAATTTTGTTTTTATCTATTTACTTTTTAAAATTAATTTATGTCTATATTTTATCATACAATGAAAAAATCTCAAGAACTTATTTTTTCTTATTCAATTAGCGAGGTAAATAACTAAAAATAATAAATTATTTGCAAACCTTTATTTATAAAGGGTTTTTATATGTATTTATTTTGTAATACAAATGATTACATTTGTAATTATTTATAATTAAAGTGATTACAAATGTAATTAAAGTGTATACAAAATGTATTTGTTGTGGTATTATAAGTATGTGGTTAATAAAACAAATTATTGGAGGTATACATAATGCAAGTTATTTCGTTTTTAGCAACAAAAGGTGGGGTTGGAAAAACAACTTTATCTTATCAATTTAGTAAATATTTATCTCAACATGGTAAGAAAGTATTATTGTTAGATTTAGATTCACAAAGAAGTTTATCAAGTATGTTTGATCTAGAAGAAGTTACTTACACTACAGAAAATATTTTTAGAGGAATTGGGGAAGTAAAAGTTCAGCAAGTTGATGATAATATTGATTTAATTCCTGCTTCCTTGAATTTAGGGACAAGTTTATTATCAGATATTTCAATGAAGCCTAATAAAGAATTATTACTATTTATGTGGTTTGGAAAGAATTATAAAGATTTTGATTATGATTATGTAATTTTAGATTTGAATCCTGCATGGAATTTATTAACAATGAATGCAGCGACTGCTTCTGATTTAATTATTTCTCCTTTAGAGCCAAGCCGATTTGGATATGAAAGTCATGATAAGGTAATTAAGGGAATTGAAGGATTAAAAGAAGGAGTAGTTGATCCACGAACATTGGAATCTTATGTAATCGCAGATCTAAAATTTATTGCGAATCGAGTAAAACATAATACAACAACATCAAAAGAATTTTTGAGTCAACTAGAAACATTTGATGATGTAATTGGAGTTATTCCTGAAAAAGAAGCTATTAATGCTTCTATGCTAGAAAGAAAATATGTTGTAGATTATTTAGAAGAAAAGGATCATATGACACAATCAGATAAAAAATTTATTGATACATTAGAAAATATTTTTAATGAAATCACAAAATTAGGAGATGAAGATTAATGAGTAGATTTGATAATAATAAAACTAGTGATAAAAAACCAACAGCAAAAAAGAAAACAACTAAGAAGAAAGAAAATAGATATGCAGATATTGTAGATAATGGAGATTATACATTATCTACATTAAATGAATCATCTTTACCAGCAAAAGATAAAATGGATAAGATGAAAAGTAAATTGGAGAAGGTCAAAAAGATGGAAAAAAAATCTATTACAGTACGTTATCCAATGTATCTAGCAGAAAAAATAGACGCAACAGCTAAAGAAATGGGCGTAAATAGATCTAAAGTTTTAGAATATATTGTAGAAGAATTTTATAAAGAAAAATGATAAATACACTTGTAATCATATAAAATACATATTGATTACAAGTGTATTTATTTTGTATTTATCCTAAGAAAGAAATGGTGTCAATCATTTTTTTGTAATTACGATATTCATTGCCGCCATTGTAACTTATTTTAGAAAAATAATCCTTATCTCTATCCTGTATATTGCACAAGGAGGAAACATTGTCCTTTAATACTTCTATATTACTAGGATTCATAGGATCTGAAATTATTGTATAAAAAAGGAGATAATCTTTTGTCTTTAAAATACATAAATATATAAAAATAAGGCTATTAACATCAGTTTTTAAGCGACTAAGACGTCTTTTTTTACCTTGCTCATCATACCTATAATAATTTATATCTTCCCAACGTATACTATCTAATTGTGAAGTAATAAAATTAATCTCTCTCAATGATACATTTGCATTATTAAAAATTTTTGGTAATTCATGGATAAATAGATCTAGTATAGATAATTTACCATCTAACTTTGACGAATGATCAGGAATATCCTTTTTATATATAGATGTATATATATATTCTATATAATTTCTTAAATGTATTTTTGTTGGAATAGGGAGATTAAATGAATAATTAAATATTTTATCTAAATATGTTATTGAATCAATATCTCCATAATAATGGGATATAATTTTTGATAATTCAAATTTATTTATGCCGAAAATACAATTTATATTTGGAGATATAAAAATATGTTTTGTAATTTCTAATAGAGAAATAGCAAAATTAGGATTACATCTATCTAATTCATCCATAATAAAAAGTATTCGTTTCTTTTTTGTATAGCCTAAAATCTCATTCAACGAATTTCCTATTAAGTCTATTTTTTCTTCTATAGACATTATATTTTCATACATAGATTGATCATTTTTTTTTGCATTTATATTTTGATAATTATCTAAAATAGAATCAATTCCAAATTTTTCAAGTATTGTATTTGCTAAGACATAGCCTAAGGAAGATAATAACTTTGCTATTGTTTCTTTTACTTTATCTTTTAATAATTCCATATCCTTTAATTGATTAATTAATAAATACAAAATGGTAAGAAGTGGATCATCATATTTATCATATGACCAAGAATCAAAATAAATTGCTATGTAATCGTCCTTGAACTTTATTATTTCTTCATCTTCAGATGTTTTAGGAATATCGGTACGATTAGCCAAATATTCTAATTGTTTTAAAAATACAGTTTTACCACTACCCCATCTTCCATCTAAGGATATTGAAAAATGTCTATCCTCTTTGTTTAATAAAGAAATAATAATGTTTAAATATTTATTTCTTTTAAATATATCTTCCTTATAAAATTTAACAATATCATCTTCCATATGATCTTTTATACGATCTTTTATACGGTCTTCCATATTATCTCTCCTCTAATATACTAATATTCATGATAATATTATATTACTTAATATGTATATTAAATACTATAGTAAAATTATTTGCATATAAATAATTGTTGCAATAATCCTTGTTTTTCTTTCTTCATCAATCTCAATTTCTCCTGCTCTTTCTCTATACGTTGATCTAATAGGCTTAGGAAATTCCCTATCTTTTCTTGTTCGGGTAGAGAAGGAAATGGAATTTTAATAAAATTAATATCTCCCTTATTGATTTTTTGAGGAAATGCAACTTGTAACGTCTTACTCCATAAATCTTTTTGTACCTGTTCTGAATGAATTGCATGCATTAAATACCAATTATTGATTTTCTGAGGTTTAATAAGGGCTAAACTAACATAGTATGCTACCTCATTATTTAAATTAATATTTGCTACTCCTATACTACCAATTCTTGTCATAAATATATCTCCATATTCAGCCTTATTATTTTTAAAGCTATTTTGATATTCTTCCTCAGAAATATATTTATTTGTTTTCAAATC encodes:
- a CDS encoding helix-turn-helix domain-containing protein — translated: MSQKSELSAFLKQLRVEKKLSQKELAKKLDIACPRVSNLETSAIYPSDKFLKKYSDFFNVPMEKLVKLAEPDREKFRLKEIRTKINNYYQEIREIYDNSNYKEDLVSIIQDIVNSDKIIKSIPENYWQQQNLLIPYFPNVKAFQKFSLGIKSDGESIAEYINPKNYSNPDKIVVINTSTSLKSMNRIFPEHTNLFIELDAKLKIGDIVFYLLDDEYSLARLGKIEGDNGHTIPILHFESLDLNYSKDIPLTKSILNNITFIGKVVGMRGSDKLLNL
- a CDS encoding helix-turn-helix domain-containing protein; the protein is MTQTLNYEPTLNYQGAYGNPTQEVMRNDQLSITARGLYAYLATFAGKEKVCFPSIYTIFKEFGIGKNTFYKYINELEEAGIVKRVRRLCKSTMYQLFDQKEDDGSYGTTTQDVMRNTAVSANAKAVYAYLATIAGNDNICYPDLNTIITDLNISKDSFYKYTDELEEAGIVERTRRFGRPTIYKLLDRTSNNDKNSSHDKNESENMDNTISETSNTSISDDLVKAISKVLTTENKQENNNNKNMNITKESKKKDEMNQAELAKNSYIHQESKYIKKNLKELIAKYAVDHNFNFSLKLARKIEKAIFGAKKTATKELLRENVLAQKDLSLENDKSIFDMPLESLNDHIYYVLDRLFYVMMESKTIKNPARYLFTSLKNEFKELIANVKKPKLEVPIFSDDELELINPNNFQLA
- a CDS encoding ParA family protein yields the protein MQVISFLATKGGVGKTTLSYQFSKYLSQHGKKVLLLDLDSQRSLSSMFDLEEVTYTTENIFRGIGEVKVQQVDDNIDLIPASLNLGTSLLSDISMKPNKELLLFMWFGKNYKDFDYDYVILDLNPAWNLLTMNAATASDLIISPLEPSRFGYESHDKVIKGIEGLKEGVVDPRTLESYVIADLKFIANRVKHNTTTSKEFLSQLETFDDVIGVIPEKEAINASMLERKYVVDYLEEKDHMTQSDKKFIDTLENIFNEITKLGDED
- a CDS encoding KAP family P-loop NTPase fold protein — translated: MEDRIKDRIKDHMEDDIVKFYKEDIFKRNKYLNIIISLLNKEDRHFSISLDGRWGSGKTVFLKQLEYLANRTDIPKTSEDEEIIKFKDDYIAIYFDSWSYDKYDDPLLTILYLLINQLKDMELLKDKVKETIAKLLSSLGYVLANTILEKFGIDSILDNYQNINAKKNDQSMYENIMSIEEKIDLIGNSLNEILGYTKKKRILFIMDELDRCNPNFAISLLEITKHIFISPNINCIFGINKFELSKIISHYYGDIDSITYLDKIFNYSFNLPIPTKIHLRNYIEYIYTSIYKKDIPDHSSKLDGKLSILDLFIHELPKIFNNANVSLREINFITSQLDSIRWEDINYYRYDEQGKKRRLSRLKTDVNSLIFIYLCILKTKDYLLFYTIISDPMNPSNIEVLKDNVSSLCNIQDRDKDYFSKISYNGGNEYRNYKKMIDTISFLG